Below is a genomic region from Syngnathoides biaculeatus isolate LvHL_M chromosome 5, ASM1980259v1, whole genome shotgun sequence.
TTGACAATGGGGATTCCTTTAGCCACCGCGCACAAAAACTTGACAGTCCTGCGCACCTTGTCAGTCACAAGGCAGTTCATGTCTCCGATGCCATTAGCCAAAGTGCCTCCCAAACGGGCCAGCACTCTTTCCCCAGCATCGTCCACCACCCCCGTGAACAGCACCTGAAAGTGGATGACACGTGGGTTACGCCAACCCGTCCCACTTGCTGCTGTTAACCTGCCATTCATTCATCTAAGATCAAATACAAGACCAAAATCAAGGCAATTACTTTGGTacggaaataaaaacaaatgtcctTAATTTACAACAGTCCCATGATACAACTTTTAGATTACAAACAacacaataataaattaaaaataatttttcacaagaCATTCAGGTACGactgaaataattatttatttgattacgAATTTGGaattttagcattttatttattttggtaccATTGAATACCTCTCATTAAATTGTGGCGGTGGACCGAATGTTTTGGGCCAGTGCAAAAGAGTGATAGGGGACAAAATGAATCAAGAAGATACACAAACCTTGTAAGAGGGGCTGAGATCTTGTGGTCGACGACTCAGTAATGAGGAGCTGTGAGAATTCACGGAAGAATCTCGCGTTTTCCTCTTGCTGCTGATTGTCGTCTTAAGATGAAAGACAAAGCATCAACACATATGGAATGATCATCGGGAGGCCATCATTTAGCACTTAATTCATTAGTGCATCACGAGTCACACTACCCATGATTGGGGGTACTCTGGTGGGTTACCGGGAGAAAGGAATGAGTCATGCTTTTAGTGATAAGGACTGAAGTGCAGTAGTTGAAAAGGCTGATTCAAAGGGGAGACGAGCAGCAGCTGCACGCTAGGTTGATGTGCCGCAATATCAACTATGAGCGACTTAACATTTCATTTAGTAGCCAGAACTTTAGATGCACACTCGAATCAAACCGAATTTCAGCATGCTATGATAAAATCATAAtgccagaccttttttttttattatttctaaaCATGTCCATCTGGattggtgttttaaaaaaatcatgtggttCTACGCAACACTGTAATGGCGGTGTGAGGTTTTACAAATCCACTGATCGCAGCTCCATCTGTTGGGTCTGGTTTACTGCAATTCAAGCAAAATTCAACAGAGAAAGGTGCAAACTAATCACTCACTAGTCTACTTTATTACGCTACAAAACTAAgcagatatttttcttttttgcacttTGTAAAGGTATTTAGGATCAGGATCATACAGACCACATTGTGTAGAAAGCAATCGTCAATAATCTTGGTCGCTAAAGCAGTCACTGCAACATATCTACTTATCTGAACACACGGAGCAATAGACAGAGTAAAACAGGATCTTCGGTTTTCGGTGCAATTCTGTTCCTATGGCTAACTTGTACACAAGACTGAACATGCCATAATCAAGCACTAAGTTACAGTAACAATAAGTAAAATATTTGTCTGAAAAACACTCGCACgcataaaaacaatcaaatgaaaatcatgAAGCATGTTAGGTGGTCTCTGCACACCATTCGAGCAGTGCTGGATATTAATGCTGGTGCGGCATATGGAATGGACTTCTTGTATAAGAGTggtaaaatgtgaatattttagaTCTAGTACAATCCAAtcaattccgttttttttttggctgacaTTGGACCGATTTCCAATCTCAAAAATTGGCTCAGGACACCCAtagttaaaaatatttaaatttgaacagaaaatgtaatcaaataaaagacatgGATGGAGTTACCTGTGCATTTTCACCAGGAACAAGAGATTCTGCATTTCCATCCTGGATGGCTGTGGCAGGAGGAGATTCTTTAGCATTCCTGCCTTCCTTAGTGCAGGATGCACcagcttttctttttgcttggaCCGGAGTTGGATTCTCATCTTTCACATGTGCCTCCAACACCCTCTTCCTTCGTTCCCTCTTGCCTTGGACCTCCCTTTCATCCCTCGTTGGTGGACCTATTTGAGTTTCAGAGGTTTCACTTTTTACCGTCTTCTGAACTCTGGCCCTGCTATTTCTTTTCGGCAGGGGAGATTCAGCAGCGGAGTTGTTCAGTGGTTCTTTTACATTTGCTCGCCTCCTCCCTCTAGTGGCAGCTGCCTGTTTTGACTCTGGcatctcctcctcttcatcagaAAGCTTTGTTGTTAACAGGTCTGGCTTCCTGCCCCTCTTGCCTCGTGGTGTAGGCTGAGGAGCAGGATTCTGAATGAAGGCAGGGGTGATAGAATTGGGCACGGATTCTGTTTTGGCTCCTCTTCTTCCTTGTCTTGTTCCTCTTACTCTCTGAGAAATGGGGCTGCTGTTGCAGGAGTTCTCCAAAGCAATGGAATTGGATGAGGTGGATGTCAGAAGTACTCCTGGGGGCGAAGCTTCGCAACTCCCCTGCTCTGATTGTTCTGTGAGACCAGCTGCTACAGTCCGCCACCGGGTGATGGGTGCCTGGTAAGGCCCGCTGGACCTTTTCACCCCTTGCCCTCGCCCCTTACTCCCTTGAGTGCTTGAAGTGGACACCTCGGAGCTGATAGAGTTGGAGGAGTTGGAGCGGGATCTGGTCCTCTTGGCTGGGACATCCTCTTGATCTGGAGTGTGGCTAACAGCGATTGTTCTTCTGGATACCCTTCGGCCTCTCTGTGTCGCTTGGGGTATTTCTTCTTTGCTTTGTTGGAGCTCTTTGTCTGCTCGATCCTGTTTCGGTCTATCTTTGCGTTCTGTTTCCAGTTTCTCACATCCTTGTTGTTCCTCCGCCCCTTTCAACTGTTCTGGTTCTTCTCTCTCTTTTGATTCCTTCTGAGTAATTTCATTTTGTCGTCTTTCTCGCTCCCTATTTTGGACCTCAAAAATGTTGGTTTGGTGTCTCGTGGCCTCGTCCTCACTCTTGGTCCCAGCAGGCCTACACTTCCCTGTCCTTCCTCTGGCTTTATTGCCAATCACTTGTCTTTTTACTATTCGTTCCTCCTTTTCTCTGAGTTGTGATATTTCTCTTGAGTGTTTCGTGGTACTGTTTCTGACCTTAGACTGATTTTGTAGAGCCTGTGGGGAAGGTTCACTAGTGCTCATTGGCTTTCGTTCAACTACTGAGGTCTCAGTCTCCTCTGCTTGAGAACATACAAGCGGCTGTGTCTCGTCTTcaatttgcagtggtctggCTTTTCTTTTCCTTGGGCCAGGGATCAAGATCTCACTGTcagcttcttcctcttcagatGTGTCCACGAGCTGAGTTGCAGCAGAAGAGACTTTGGAAGTCACAACTGTCTGAGTCTCTATTTTCTCTTGACCAAGAGTGGATTTATCTTTGTCATACTTAGGCGGGGTGTCATGATTAGGCTGACTCTTCTCTTTATCTGGTTGTATTGAAGTTACTGATGGAGGCTCCCTACTGGTCCCTTGGCCTTGATCCCTGTACTTTAAAAGACTTTTATCATTAAAACGTTCCTTTGGGATTTTAAGAGTACTGCTCAGAGACTGTGAGTCCTCATTGATTTGTTGCGGCCTTGCTTTTCTTTTATGGAACATGACTGGCATTGAGTCGTCCTCTTCACTGCTTTCCTCATTTGCACTAGTAGCAAGAGGCTGGGTCTCAGGTATACTAACAGCAAGGGGTGTAATGGCCATAACGTTAGAACTTCTTTTGGATTGCATCTCTTTACCAAGCTGCACTTTACGTGTATCCACGTGTACTCCAATTGAGTCTTCTACatcagtttcttcactttcacTTGCAGCCATTGGCTGGGTTGGAGCTATACTCATAGACTGATGATTAGTAGCTAAATTGTAAGCATTTGATCTGGGTTGTGGCTCTTTATCATGCTGTAATTTTCTTTTACAAAAGACTGGACCCAAATCCTCATCATTGCTTTCTTCATTCTCACTTGTAGCCAAAGGCTGTGTGGCAGCTATATTCATATGCTGGGTTGCAACAGGCAAATCGCAAGCACTCATACTGGGTTGCCTCTCTTTATTCAGCGGCACTTTACTTTCGCATGTGACTTCAATCAAGTTTTTGGTATCAATTTCCTCATTTTTAGTTGTAGCCATGGGCTTGGTTACAGCTATACTCGGAGGCTGATGATTAGCAGCCAAATTGTAGGAATTCATATTTGGTTGATTCTTTTTATTAAGATGTACCTTCTCATTACGCAAGATTGGAATTAAGTTCTCATAACTTTCTTCATTGGTAGCTATAGGTTGGGTCGCAGCGATACTAGTATGATGACAGTTATCAGCCAAACTGGAAGTACTCAAATCTGTTCCTTCAGCAATCTGGTTTGGTTGAAGATGGGCGACAGGACTGTTTGTATTTGGGTGCTCGTCTTCCTGAATTGCAGTCATGAGTTTGGTTTCAGCCAAAGCAAGGGTAGAAGAGGTGGACAAGGGAAAAGGTTGGGTCTCTATATCTTCTTCTGGGTCTTCTTCAGACTCACTGTAAGGCTCTGAAATATAAGGCTGTGTCTCTTGTAAAGCCAAATTTCCCTGCTCCCCCTCAAACAACACAAGACTCCTTGCAGATGCCTTTTTGGCCTGGGTGGCCTCCATGTTTAAATCCTTCCCAAGTGATCCTGTGCCTGAGCTGGAAATATCTGCAAATGCTTGGGTATCAGCCTCAGTCACAGAGCCAAAGGCCTGGGTGCGCTCCACAGCCAGAGACTGACCTGCACTCTCCAGGTGGCTGCTGTCAGACAACCCCAATTGAAAAGACGCTCCTCGGCTAGGCAGCTCTTCCATATCCTTGATTGATGATTCATGCACTGAGGCTTGTATGGCATCATGGATCCCACTTTGTACCTCCCCTTGAGTATGAAGGATAAAGGACTGTGTTTCAGCAACAATaaagtcctcttcctcctggCTGTTTGAGCATGGAAACAAGGCTGAAGATCTTACTGGACTGTTGAATCCACCTAGGGAACAGAGAGGAAAATGCTCTCTGAGCATTGCTTTGGAAACATGCAGAAAAGTTAATAAATACATCTTTTCACCCATGCACAAAAGATCGGTTGGGATTCGATAATCCCTTATCAGGGTTGTGTTTCCAGAGAATGTGACCATGATCATGAGAGCTACCAAAGATGAGTGTCAGTTTTTGATATGGACAAGATGGGGAGTAACTCAGGGCAGCACCGCCACAAGCACCaaccaaaaagaaagaaaatgcaccTTGTAATTGGCTGAAAAGGACTCAAGGACTTCAGCACAACTTCTAGTTGGTTAAGAGCTATCTTAGTGGTAACGTACAAAGATatttagaacaggggtgtcaaactcattgtaGTCCGAGTCAGATAAAGCCCAATTTGATATCAGAGGAAGGACCACTAAAACAACCATAGCTGAAAGCAGAGTGTTTTAGCCGTGACCTGAAATAGAGCCCCCAGGTGTGGAGTcatgtcagttaacctatcaagagcttccaaagccatgacctatAAACCCTTCCCCATGTTCGTTAAGGACATGGTAATTTTTGGTTATTCTGACTGACATGAAACAGGAggggtttagtctgatttgactcagacagtcttcttcttgttgtcctttcggcttgtcccgttaggggtcgccatagcgcgtcatctttttccatctaagtctatctcgtgcatcttcctctctcacaaccactgtcctcatgtcctctctcacaacatccatcaacctattctttggtcttcctctcgctcatttgcctggcagcttcatcctcagcacccttttgccaatatactcactctctcgcctctgaacatgtccaaaccatcgaagtctgctctctctaaccttgtctccaaaacatccaactttggctgtccctctactgagctcatttctaatcctatccaacctgctcacttaaagcgagaacctcagcatcttcatttcttctacctctagttcagcttcctgttgtttcgtcagtgccaccatctctaatccatacatcaccactgttttatcaactttgcccttcatcatttgacttcagacagtgagaccaaaaaaaaattatatttttgcagtgtatggaaacatctggtttcaactgtTTGTATATTATTGtgtttgtagtttgcagtggtaaaaaagttttttttttttaatattgtgaagGTCATTGAAGAATATCCGAAAATATTGGAAAGAAACTATATCATATTGTTGTATAAtataaccacaataataaaacatttttatacacCTCTTACCTTATTTGATTTTGTACACATACCTATATGCAGTATAATGCGGTGGTGATGTGATCTGCATTTACCTGATAATTGCACAGGGGTAGAGGTATGCTGCAGATGTGGACCCTTCAAACAAGATGGTTTTATCCCTGGAAGAATTATTGGATTCTTCTCTTCTTCAAGATCTGTATCACTGTCCTGGTCAGCAGAGGCCACATTGGACTCATCCATGTTGGTGTCTGCATCAGAGACCGACTGAGCAGCTGCTGCGGTGATACCAGGAGTAACCGAGGAGGGTGCGGTGGTGACAGGTGACAAGTGAGGAGGATCACGCACCGCACTGCTGTCATTTGATTGCGTGGCTGAGTCACTGACACTCACATGTGTACTGAAAACGGGGGCCTGGTTGTCATCTGATTTCGAAATGTCCCCAATCAAGTTGAGTCTGGAAGGTGTCGCATCACAGGATGTGCCGCTAGCCTCCATGTCCAGCTCTCTGCTGCTGTCAAGCTGGACGTCATCTAGCGGGACTGGAGGGGTCGCATCAACTTTTTTAGCATCGGCTGACATGTGACTGACAGGCCCGTCGGGGTGTACGGGAGGTGGAGTTGTGTCATCCTCTTCATCCAAATCTGTATCACTGTCCATGTGAAAGCACACTGCGCTAGGCCTCTGGTCTTCAACCGGTTCCGCCTCTATGTCAGTGTCGCTGTCCATGTTAAATTTAGGGATGCCAAGTGTGGAGACGGTGGTTGTGGACATTTGCGACGACTCCTCAGTAAAGCTGGCCTTGCTTTTCAGCTGTTCTGGCACAGTGTGTTCCTCCTCCTTGAGCATGGCCCTACCCAGTGTCTGCCCATTTTCAACTGCGcctgcctcctcctcatcaCTGTCATCCACGATTTCAAGCATGTTGTTTTTGTACTGTCCCCCAACATCCACGTCAGGCTCTTTTTTGCTGAAGCTGACATGTTCGTGCGGCTTCTCTCTGGTAGATGCGTTTGGTGTAATGTGGCTTAAATCCCCACAGTCGGAActtggaatggaaaaaaaaaacatgttattgCTCAGCTGTACAGGGGGCTGTAGACTTTGAATATTGTGATTTCTCAaatataatgcgtcctgaagtataattcGCACCCTaaaagttcacaaaaaaaaaaacaaaaaaaaccaggaaaacccttctaccaatgtacaatgcggaccaccaatttgctgctatccatatgctcaaaatattaggaattaactgtattttgattttgctaggtttgtacttttattttttgtacttgtattgtttttcaaaaaatcatcagtacaacaatcattaataataatctttgtgcatgtactgatccGGCGGTATTATATATCGCGGGACAGGCCACAGCACACGCTTGACCTGGTCCCtacaattgtcagaacagaatccctcaaccaactaaaataaatgctcaacgatggcataacatcttattaatactgttgataacacatattacaatcttgaaaaaataaaactataaaacactgtttaacttaaacatttttgcattaaatattcatccataaaacgtttgtgcattgTACaatttatccactacattacacatcaagacttcaaaagagACATCTGACTGGCAcgctctgtgccatccatggggtttgtgaggaaacattttttgaatcctaagagtcttggttccctttattcctcattattgtcagcgctttgaggggaagggCTACTGTGCCAACAGCCCAGCCTGTTCCCCCCGTTCAGTTACtatctgtagcagctcttcatagGGTTAGGTCTCTATTAAAACGAGacctcaaactacatagaaattAGCGTAATGGggacttttaaaaaaagcgCGCATTTCAATTATGTGCGCTATcccgttttttaaaaatgatcgcACGATCGTATTACctagtttcagctcacgttgttttgcttccggtttggccGAGTCATCGGCCGGAGTTATGAcagatttcttttaaaagcggcagcataactagcccttgtagtcgacatttttttgtctttgtttaagttaaaacaaattcaCGGGCAGTCCTTtttaatgtttggtacagtagcaacaaatatgctatgctaatgATCGTTAAAtgcaaataatacaaaatgtattGACGAATCCAACTTGTTTTGTGAGGAAATAGTCgtggcaataaataaatagaaacagataaatacataaataaaaaaaggag
It encodes:
- the mdc1 gene encoding mediator of DNA damage checkpoint protein 1, whose translation is MDATQVINDSVFEPDEEENEEEKTDKGRQPLAKLCILKNDYVPETEFPLFIGDNVLGRDIDTCTLPLLAPCVSKQHATICITVHRRRGSRSGADVEALVWDLGSMNGTRKGRLKLTPNVRYALSEGDRLVMADIPCQYVGVTDALEDVGSGTSSVCSSFLGDSVKESDSINVSASKVPPLGEAKKPAPSRCLSFEATSVHPHGPVVPDFDSYSDGEKPRGRELRCKLLGSDSNSNNATLTCSTSISPANKIFPESSDCGDLSHITPNASTREKPHEHVSFSKKEPDVDVGGQYKNNMLEIVDDSDEEEAGAVENGQTLGRAMLKEEEHTVPEQLKSKASFTEESSQMSTTTVSTLGIPKFNMDSDTDIEAEPVEDQRPSAVCFHMDSDTDLDEEDDTTPPPVHPDGPVSHMSADAKKVDATPPVPLDDVQLDSSRELDMEASGTSCDATPSRLNLIGDISKSDDNQAPVFSTHVSVSDSATQSNDSSAVRDPPHLSPVTTAPSSVTPGITAAAAQSVSDADTNMDESNVASADQDSDTDLEEEKNPIILPGIKPSCLKGPHLQHTSTPVQLSGGFNSPVRSSALFPCSNSQEEEDFIVAETQSFILHTQGEVQSGIHDAIQASVHESSIKDMEELPSRGASFQLGLSDSSHLESAGQSLAVERTQAFGSVTEADTQAFADISSSGTGSLGKDLNMEATQAKKASARSLVLFEGEQGNLALQETQPYISEPYSESEEDPEEDIETQPFPLSTSSTLALAETKLMTAIQEDEHPNTNSPVAHLQPNQIAEGTDLSTSSLADNCHHTSIAATQPIATNEESYENLIPILRNEKVHLNKKNQPNMNSYNLAANHQPPSIAVTKPMATTKNEEIDTKNLIEVTCESKVPLNKERQPSMSACDLPVATQHMNIAATQPLATSENEESNDEDLGPVFCKRKLQHDKEPQPRSNAYNLATNHQSMSIAPTQPMAASESEETDVEDSIGVHVDTRKVQLGKEMQSKRSSNVMAITPLAVSIPETQPLATSANEESSEEDDSMPVMFHKRKARPQQINEDSQSLSSTLKIPKERFNDKSLLKYRDQGQGTSREPPSVTSIQPDKEKSQPNHDTPPKYDKDKSTLGQEKIETQTVVTSKVSSAATQLVDTSEEEEADSEILIPGPRKRKARPLQIEDETQPLVCSQAEETETSVVERKPMSTSEPSPQALQNQSKVRNSTTKHSREISQLREKEERIVKRQVIGNKARGRTGKCRPAGTKSEDEATRHQTNIFEVQNRERERRQNEITQKESKEREEPEQLKGAEEQQGCEKLETERKDRPKQDRADKELQQSKEEIPQATQRGRRVSRRTIAVSHTPDQEDVPAKRTRSRSNSSNSISSEVSTSSTQGSKGRGQGVKRSSGPYQAPITRWRTVAAGLTEQSEQGSCEASPPGVLLTSTSSNSIALENSCNSSPISQRVRGTRQGRRGAKTESVPNSITPAFIQNPAPQPTPRGKRGRKPDLLTTKLSDEEEEMPESKQAAATRGRRRANVKEPLNNSAAESPLPKRNSRARVQKTVKSETSETQIGPPTRDEREVQGKRERRKRVLEAHVKDENPTPVQAKRKAGASCTKEGRNAKESPPATAIQDGNAESLVPGENAQTTISSKRKTRDSSVNSHSSSLLSRRPQDLSPSYKVLFTGVVDDAGERVLARLGGTLANGIGDMNCLVTDKVRRTVKFLCAVAKGIPIVNTHWLAKSGKAGSFLSPDVFIVKDPEQEKQFGFCLQESLRLARSQPLLQGYEIHVTKSVKPEPVYMKDIISCSGATFLLKMPSSHKPHTMVISCTEDWPLCRTAVSASLPVVSAEFILSGILQQKLNFEAHKLSGPPHQLQPAGGRRQSRRKT